A genomic window from Aquitalea aquatilis includes:
- a CDS encoding response regulator, with protein MKKTFASSLVLRMCGLILLSLGVFAFGCYHLIVQSTVDSLAQSQMQISAQQLDARMQRLLDTVDANLRTSQAWGRNSQWDSHTQWLQDDRQQLQRFNEFFFPIIENQREIASVNLAHQSGREVLLLHTADGGWVNRLSDPARWGRTTYWFYWDQKRRLLRSETRQQDYDARQRPWFKGAMALSNDHDIHWTQPYIFYTTRQTGLTAASRWTAADGSHFIIGHDVNLSSIASFADTLPIAQQQTLALLDEQGTVLALPYGGGQPTASLLMRPLASLSDNPLSHGYEHWLRRQQQPGRASRFHAAGQDWFSLFQPTRIGQQPLWIAVVAPEAAFLPLKPRDLLLLLLITLAALACGGVVALRMARRFANPLQLLTRESERIGQLDLAAPVCATALHAPWQEVSQLAAAQEAMRQRLLANTTELQQSRVLLEQKVSERTSALLHQVALVEALLDVIPNPIFYKGADTRFIGCNQAYEQAFGIERRDFIGKRVLDLDYLPLADRQHFQQEDETVIACGSRISRAEELVLADGKTHHLLYSVSGFRHQDGSPGGLIGVIVDVSELKTAEQEAREARRSAEAATRAKAEFLANMSHEIRTPMNAVIGMTQLALQTELNPQQRNYLDKAHAAANSLLGLINDILDFSKIEAGKLHCEHIDFSLENVIGQVADLLALHVRDKGLELLFDIDQTVPPQLRGDPLRLGQVLNNLVGNAVKFTEQGEITLAVRLREEDEQSVLLDFSVRDTGIGMSEAEQQRLFQAFSQADSSTTRRYGGTGLGLSISQHIVQLMQGEISVSSAPGQGSCFSFSCRLGKAQSVPDLPASLPDIRGLRCLVVDDNAAAREVFVHMLQALQLQAEAVDSGPAALQALQQAHAAGQPYQLALIDWKMPGMDGVQTLQAIHALPELPTPVCLLATAHDSDSLSQALGQTPVDGIMDKPATFSTLLDAIHTACRHQPPALPASSAPRIDLAQLRQLLQGSRVLLVEDNLTNQEVALELLRQIGITAQLACNGAEALQMTAEQDYQLLLMDCQMPVMDGLEATRRLREEPRGRELTIIAMTANVMAGEEQRCLDAGMDDYIAKPIDIQLFYAVLLRHLRPGQPLAASSSKPAPTVPPGEALLDRKSALLRMGGDHTLYQRLLTRFQERENDAAQRLQQALHQGEADTARRIVHNLKGLAGNIGADALAAACRHLEYHLDGDDSQQQQAIARLQQQLERLLEHVQQEPVAEPAASQTSDPVNYRQLMHTLASQLQDNDIKASRSAAELYRALAGHAEADAARQLSRLAAQYDYDAALRQLNQLAARMQPDQTEQAN; from the coding sequence TTGAAAAAGACATTTGCCAGCAGCCTGGTCCTGCGCATGTGCGGGCTGATCCTGCTGTCCCTGGGGGTGTTCGCCTTTGGCTGCTATCACCTGATCGTCCAGTCGACGGTGGATAGCCTAGCCCAGTCGCAAATGCAGATTTCCGCCCAGCAGCTGGATGCCCGCATGCAGCGCCTGCTCGATACAGTCGATGCCAATCTGCGTACCAGTCAGGCCTGGGGCCGCAACAGCCAGTGGGATAGCCACACCCAATGGCTGCAGGATGATCGCCAGCAACTGCAGCGCTTCAACGAATTCTTTTTCCCCATCATCGAAAACCAGCGCGAGATCGCCTCGGTCAATCTGGCGCACCAATCCGGCCGGGAAGTCCTGCTGCTGCATACTGCGGATGGCGGCTGGGTCAATCGCCTGAGCGATCCGGCCCGCTGGGGGCGGACCACCTACTGGTTTTATTGGGACCAGAAACGCCGGCTGTTGCGTAGTGAAACCCGCCAGCAAGATTACGATGCCCGCCAGCGCCCCTGGTTTAAGGGTGCCATGGCACTGAGCAATGACCATGACATCCACTGGACCCAGCCTTATATCTTTTACACCACCCGCCAGACCGGCCTCACCGCGGCCAGCCGCTGGACCGCCGCCGACGGCAGCCACTTCATCATCGGTCATGACGTCAATCTCAGCAGCATTGCCAGCTTTGCCGACACACTGCCCATCGCCCAGCAACAAACCCTGGCCTTGCTGGATGAGCAAGGCACGGTGCTGGCCCTGCCCTATGGCGGCGGCCAGCCAACGGCCTCCTTGCTGATGCGTCCGCTGGCCAGCCTCAGCGACAACCCGCTGTCCCATGGCTACGAGCACTGGCTGCGCCGTCAGCAGCAACCGGGGCGAGCCAGCCGCTTCCATGCCGCCGGGCAGGACTGGTTCAGCCTGTTCCAGCCCACCCGCATTGGCCAGCAGCCATTGTGGATAGCGGTGGTTGCACCGGAAGCAGCCTTTTTGCCGCTCAAGCCACGCGATCTGCTGTTGCTATTGTTGATTACCCTGGCGGCGCTGGCCTGCGGTGGTGTGGTGGCACTGCGCATGGCCCGGCGCTTTGCCAACCCGCTGCAATTGCTGACCCGGGAAAGCGAACGCATCGGCCAGCTCGACCTGGCGGCCCCGGTGTGCGCCACCGCCCTGCATGCCCCCTGGCAGGAAGTCAGCCAGCTGGCTGCCGCCCAGGAAGCCATGCGCCAGCGCTTGCTGGCCAATACCACCGAGTTGCAACAATCCCGCGTGCTGCTGGAACAGAAAGTGTCCGAACGCACCAGCGCCCTGCTGCACCAGGTGGCCCTGGTGGAGGCCTTGCTGGATGTCATCCCCAATCCGATTTTCTACAAGGGTGCGGATACGCGCTTTATCGGTTGCAACCAGGCCTACGAACAGGCCTTCGGCATCGAGCGACGCGACTTCATCGGCAAGCGCGTGCTGGATCTGGACTACCTGCCCTTGGCCGACCGCCAGCATTTCCAGCAGGAAGACGAAACCGTCATCGCCTGCGGCAGCCGGATATCCCGTGCCGAAGAGCTGGTGCTGGCCGATGGCAAAACCCACCACTTGCTGTATTCGGTGAGCGGCTTTCGCCATCAGGACGGCTCGCCCGGCGGGCTGATCGGCGTCATCGTTGATGTGAGCGAACTCAAAACCGCCGAACAGGAAGCCCGTGAAGCCCGCCGCAGCGCGGAAGCCGCCACCCGCGCCAAGGCCGAGTTCCTGGCCAATATGAGCCACGAAATCCGCACCCCGATGAATGCCGTCATCGGCATGACCCAGCTGGCCTTGCAAACTGAGCTGAATCCGCAGCAGCGCAATTATCTGGACAAGGCACACGCCGCGGCCAACAGTCTGCTGGGGCTGATCAACGACATTCTGGATTTCTCCAAGATCGAGGCCGGCAAGCTGCATTGCGAACACATCGATTTTTCTCTGGAAAACGTCATCGGCCAGGTAGCCGACCTGCTCGCCCTGCACGTGCGTGACAAGGGGCTGGAACTGCTGTTCGACATCGACCAGACGGTGCCGCCGCAACTGCGGGGGGACCCGCTGCGGCTAGGCCAGGTGCTGAACAATCTGGTGGGCAATGCCGTCAAGTTTACCGAGCAGGGCGAAATCACCCTCGCCGTGCGCCTGCGTGAGGAAGACGAACAATCGGTCCTGCTGGATTTTTCCGTGCGCGACACCGGCATCGGCATGAGCGAGGCCGAACAGCAGCGGCTGTTCCAGGCCTTCTCCCAGGCCGACAGCTCCACCACCCGCCGTTATGGCGGCACCGGCCTGGGCTTGAGCATCAGCCAGCACATCGTCCAGCTGATGCAGGGCGAGATCAGCGTCAGCAGCGCACCCGGCCAGGGCAGCTGCTTCAGCTTCAGCTGCCGGCTGGGCAAAGCGCAGTCAGTGCCAGACCTTCCAGCGAGTTTGCCGGACATCCGAGGCCTGCGCTGCCTGGTGGTGGACGACAATGCCGCCGCGCGCGAGGTGTTCGTGCACATGCTGCAGGCGCTGCAGTTGCAGGCCGAGGCGGTTGACAGCGGCCCGGCCGCGCTGCAGGCCTTGCAGCAGGCCCATGCCGCCGGCCAGCCCTACCAGCTGGCACTGATAGACTGGAAAATGCCAGGCATGGACGGCGTGCAGACCCTGCAAGCCATCCATGCGCTGCCCGAGCTACCCACCCCGGTCTGCCTGCTGGCCACCGCCCACGACAGTGACAGCCTGAGCCAGGCACTGGGGCAAACGCCGGTTGACGGCATCATGGACAAGCCGGCCACCTTCTCCACCTTGCTGGATGCCATTCACACTGCCTGCCGCCACCAGCCGCCGGCATTGCCGGCCAGCAGCGCGCCGCGCATCGACCTGGCGCAGTTGCGCCAGCTGCTGCAGGGCAGCCGCGTGCTGCTGGTGGAAGACAATCTGACCAATCAGGAAGTGGCACTGGAACTGCTGCGGCAGATCGGCATCACGGCCCAGCTGGCCTGCAACGGCGCCGAGGCCCTGCAGATGACGGCCGAACAAGACTATCAACTGCTGCTGATGGACTGCCAGATGCCGGTCATGGATGGGCTGGAAGCCACCCGCCGGCTGCGCGAGGAGCCACGCGGGCGGGAACTCACCATCATCGCCATGACCGCCAATGTGATGGCCGGTGAGGAACAGCGCTGTCTGGATGCCGGCATGGACGACTACATCGCCAAACCCATCGACATCCAGCTGTTCTACGCCGTGCTGCTGCGCCACCTGCGCCCCGGCCAGCCGCTGGCAGCCAGCAGCAGCAAGCCGGCCCCGACGGTGCCGCCAGGCGAAGCGCTGCTCGACCGCAAGTCGGCCCTGCTGCGCATGGGCGGCGATCACACCCTGTACCAGCGCCTGCTGACCCGCTTCCAGGAGCGCGAGAACGATGCCGCCCAGCGCCTGCAGCAGGCCTTGCACCAAGGCGAAGCCGATACGGCGCGGCGCATTGTGCACAATCTCAAGGGTCTGGCTGGCAATATCGGTGCCGATGCCCTGGCCGCCGCCTGCCGCCATCTGGAATACCACCTGGACGGTGATGACAGCCAGCAACAGCAAGCCATCGCGCGCCTGCAGCAGCAGCTGGAGCGCCTGCTTGAACATGTGCAGCAAGAGCCGGTAGCAGAGCCAGCCGCCAGCCAGACGAGTGACCCGGTCAATTACCGGCAACTGATGCACACGCTGGCCAGCCAGCTGCAAGACAACGATATCAAGGCCAGCCGCAGTGCCGCCGAGCTGTACCGGGCACTGGCCGGCCATGCCGAAGCAGATGCCGCCCGCCAGCTGTCGCGGCTGGCGGCCCAGTACGACTACGATGCCGCCCTGCGGCAGCTAAACCAGCTGGCGGCGCGCATGCAGCCCGACCAGACCGAGCAAGCCAACTGA
- a CDS encoding LexA family protein — protein sequence MTTTLPCHTAPSAMPSPALLPSERSGLFCLPMPDQALAGAGIEAGSLLAVDGQGSPVQGCLVVAAVDGELLVRRLQRSGSRLQLLAAHPDYPLIEPSYEQDFAIWGVVTEPSAPAARPA from the coding sequence ATGACCACCACGCTCCCCTGCCATACCGCGCCATCTGCCATGCCCTCACCAGCGCTACTCCCCAGCGAGCGCAGCGGGCTGTTTTGCCTGCCCATGCCAGACCAGGCACTCGCCGGTGCCGGCATCGAGGCCGGCAGTCTGCTGGCGGTAGATGGCCAAGGCAGCCCGGTACAGGGCTGTCTGGTAGTGGCTGCCGTCGACGGCGAGCTGCTGGTGCGACGACTGCAGCGCAGTGGCAGCCGGCTGCAATTGCTGGCGGCACACCCGGACTACCCCCTGATCGAACCCAGCTACGAGCAGGACTTCGCCATCTGGGGTGTGGTGACCGAGCCCAGCGCGCCTGCAGCAAGACCAGCCTAG
- a CDS encoding HD-GYP domain-containing protein translates to MADLRLRQSILIADDVPENIELLAAILEDDYSIKVAANGEKALQIIYSDSPPDLVLLDVMMPGLSGHEVCRRLKANPDRQHIPVIFVTAMCSVEDEKLGLEIGAVDYITKPISPPVVKARVRTQLALYDQTRELERMVAQRTHELLTSRQQIIQRLGRAAEFKDNETGNHVIRMAHASRLIAEVAGLGDKAQEILQLAAPMHDIGKIGIPDHILLKPGKLDSAEWVLMKQHPLMGADIIGIHDDELLQTARSIALTHHERWDGSGYPYGLRGNAIPLVGRIVAIADVFDALLSVRPYKPALPLAEALDYMYSQSGQHFDPELIPAFRKALPEILKIHQAYADEGSPNLSS, encoded by the coding sequence ATGGCCGATCTCAGACTGCGCCAGAGCATATTGATTGCTGATGACGTACCGGAAAACATCGAATTGCTGGCCGCCATCCTGGAAGACGATTACAGCATCAAGGTGGCGGCCAATGGCGAAAAGGCGCTGCAGATCATCTATTCCGACTCGCCGCCCGACCTTGTCCTGCTGGATGTGATGATGCCGGGGCTGAGCGGCCATGAAGTCTGCCGTCGACTGAAGGCCAATCCCGACCGCCAGCACATTCCGGTAATCTTCGTCACCGCCATGTGCTCGGTGGAAGACGAAAAACTGGGACTGGAAATCGGTGCGGTCGACTACATCACCAAGCCGATCAGCCCACCGGTGGTCAAGGCCAGGGTGCGTACCCAGCTGGCACTGTACGACCAGACGCGCGAACTGGAGCGCATGGTGGCCCAGCGTACCCACGAACTGCTGACCTCGCGCCAGCAGATCATCCAGCGCCTGGGGCGGGCGGCCGAGTTCAAGGACAATGAAACCGGCAATCACGTCATCCGCATGGCACATGCCTCGCGGCTGATTGCCGAAGTGGCAGGCCTGGGTGACAAGGCGCAGGAAATACTGCAGCTGGCCGCCCCCATGCACGACATCGGCAAGATCGGCATTCCAGACCACATCCTGCTCAAACCCGGCAAGCTGGACAGTGCCGAGTGGGTCTTGATGAAGCAGCATCCACTGATGGGGGCCGACATCATCGGCATCCATGATGACGAACTGCTGCAAACCGCCCGCAGCATCGCCCTCACCCACCACGAACGCTGGGATGGCAGCGGCTATCCCTATGGCTTGCGTGGCAATGCCATCCCGCTGGTCGGGCGCATCGTGGCCATTGCCGACGTATTCGACGCCCTGCTGTCAGTGCGCCCCTACAAGCCGGCACTGCCGCTGGCAGAGGCACTCGACTACATGTACAGCCAGTCCGGTCAGCACTTTGACCCGGAGCTGATACCGGCCTTCAGGAAGGCGCTGCCGGAGATACTGAAAATCCACCAGGCCTATGCCGACGAAGGCAGCCCCAACCTGAGCAGCTGA
- a CDS encoding HU family DNA-binding protein — protein sequence MTKQQLIAILSEKTGSSKVDVLRFMDALEQTIREELVNGGELTLASTGKFKVKDTAARNGRNPKTGETVLIPAKRKVVFTPIKALKDAVAN from the coding sequence ATGACCAAACAACAACTGATTGCCATCCTTTCCGAAAAAACCGGCAGTAGCAAAGTCGATGTACTGCGTTTCATGGACGCGCTGGAACAGACCATCCGCGAAGAACTGGTGAATGGCGGCGAACTGACCCTGGCCAGCACCGGAAAGTTCAAGGTGAAAGACACCGCAGCACGCAATGGCCGCAACCCCAAGACCGGCGAGACCGTGCTGATTCCGGCCAAGCGCAAGGTGGTATTTACCCCGATCAAGGCACTGAAAGACGCAGTGGCCAACTGA
- a CDS encoding protein tyrosine phosphatase: protein MRKLIALTGMLLLLASGLVAAAEPFKLAFVDTGNTGRSLTAEALARQRIEQQKLPIAVISRAVDMDPYDSSPEANAASLLLQRGIDVSAHHAAQLNANDVRHSDLILTMTAKHKAKVLELFPEAKGKTFTLSEYASGNTDDVADAWGKPLAVYQEMLRQVEGYLPAVLDKAQHKKP, encoded by the coding sequence ATGAGGAAGCTGATTGCATTAACAGGCATGCTCTTGTTGCTGGCTAGCGGGCTGGTCGCGGCTGCCGAGCCATTCAAGCTGGCTTTTGTCGATACCGGCAATACCGGGCGCAGTCTGACGGCCGAGGCACTGGCCCGGCAGCGTATCGAGCAGCAGAAGCTGCCCATCGCGGTGATTTCGCGAGCGGTCGACATGGACCCCTACGACAGCAGCCCCGAGGCGAATGCGGCCAGCCTGCTGCTGCAGCGTGGCATCGACGTGTCGGCCCACCATGCCGCACAGCTGAATGCCAATGATGTACGCCACTCCGACCTGATTCTTACCATGACCGCCAAACACAAGGCCAAGGTGCTGGAGCTGTTTCCCGAAGCCAAAGGCAAGACTTTTACCTTGTCCGAATACGCCAGCGGTAATACGGATGATGTCGCCGATGCCTGGGGCAAGCCGCTGGCGGTATACCAGGAGATGCTGCGCCAGGTAGAAGGCTATCTGCCGGCTGTGCTGGACAAGGCACAACATAAAAAGCCGTAA
- a CDS encoding methyl-accepting chemotaxis protein → MRTLRSRMLVFVLMMLVAISLLFCGVAYWKMKDALLSSISDQISQTANNKVSFITEWVSTRQNIVGSALLHFTEGDMKPILDQSQVAGKLDDMYVGEPSKKMTQFTGSTPVPPGYDPTGRPWYLAASNAQEAIATAPYIDAATKKPIITFAKALRKDGQLVAVAGGDVSLQRVAEEVVSSKLPGDGFAFLITGDGSVIAHPVKDSGMKKIGEVMTGFDLNGISKDGALQTVSINGESSMTALYPVGKTGWLLGVVVPVAAATVSVTHLIELMIGVLIAGVVVVALLATVGVARMLSGLTELRDAMRNVASGDGDLTLHLPVHSQDEVGQIAEAFNGFVHKLHGMFVSVRNDAEALARDTSALHQAAESIASDSRVQSNELSATAATIEQITVSINHIADNAGETEVLVASTRENSEDSYQAMEKVASEVQSIVQTVDALQSAMGDLSSHSEQIRGIVAVIRDIADQTNLLALNAAIEAARAGEQGRGFAVVADEVRKLAERTASATVEIAQMINSVMSQTEVAIGHTSKTNERVATGVALSREAADKVGKIKASTHDIAGRMSEITSSTKEQSTATTVMAQSAERINAKALESDENVQRILSIIQDLSRRGGDLRALVSQFKL, encoded by the coding sequence ATGCGTACTCTACGTTCCAGAATGCTGGTGTTTGTATTGATGATGCTGGTAGCCATCTCGCTGCTGTTTTGCGGTGTGGCTTACTGGAAGATGAAGGACGCCTTGCTGTCTTCCATCAGTGATCAAATCAGCCAGACAGCAAACAACAAGGTCAGCTTCATTACCGAATGGGTAAGTACCCGTCAGAATATTGTGGGTTCTGCTCTGCTGCACTTTACCGAGGGGGACATGAAACCCATCCTCGACCAGTCGCAAGTAGCCGGCAAGCTGGATGACATGTATGTCGGCGAACCCAGCAAGAAGATGACCCAGTTCACCGGTTCTACTCCGGTGCCGCCGGGTTATGACCCGACTGGTCGCCCGTGGTATCTGGCGGCCAGCAACGCGCAGGAAGCCATTGCTACCGCGCCGTATATCGATGCCGCCACCAAGAAGCCCATCATTACCTTTGCCAAGGCCCTGCGCAAAGACGGCCAACTGGTAGCGGTGGCCGGTGGTGACGTATCGCTGCAGCGGGTGGCTGAAGAAGTGGTGTCCTCCAAGCTGCCGGGCGATGGCTTTGCCTTCCTGATTACCGGTGACGGCTCGGTGATTGCCCATCCGGTCAAGGATTCCGGCATGAAGAAGATCGGTGAGGTAATGACCGGCTTCGACCTGAACGGCATCAGCAAGGACGGCGCACTGCAAACAGTGAGCATCAACGGCGAATCCAGCATGACCGCGCTGTATCCGGTGGGGAAGACCGGCTGGCTGCTGGGCGTGGTGGTGCCGGTGGCTGCGGCTACCGTGTCCGTTACCCATTTGATCGAGCTGATGATCGGTGTGCTGATTGCCGGTGTGGTAGTCGTGGCACTGCTGGCCACGGTTGGTGTGGCGCGCATGCTGTCCGGCCTGACCGAGCTGCGTGATGCCATGCGCAATGTGGCGAGCGGCGACGGCGACCTCACCCTGCATCTGCCGGTGCACTCGCAAGATGAAGTGGGCCAGATTGCCGAGGCGTTCAATGGCTTCGTGCACAAGCTGCACGGCATGTTCGTGTCGGTACGTAACGACGCGGAAGCCCTGGCACGAGATACCTCGGCCCTGCACCAGGCGGCAGAGAGCATTGCCTCGGATTCGCGTGTGCAGTCTAACGAGCTGTCGGCCACGGCGGCAACCATCGAGCAGATTACCGTCAGCATCAACCATATCGCCGACAATGCCGGCGAGACCGAAGTGCTGGTGGCCAGCACCCGCGAGAACTCGGAAGACTCCTACCAGGCCATGGAAAAAGTGGCCAGCGAGGTGCAGTCCATCGTGCAGACTGTGGACGCACTGCAGAGTGCCATGGGTGACCTGTCTTCTCATTCCGAGCAGATTCGCGGCATCGTGGCAGTGATTCGCGATATTGCCGACCAGACCAACCTGCTGGCACTGAATGCGGCCATCGAGGCCGCCCGTGCCGGTGAACAAGGCCGCGGCTTTGCGGTCGTGGCTGATGAAGTGCGCAAGCTGGCCGAGCGTACCGCCTCGGCCACGGTGGAAATCGCGCAGATGATCAATAGCGTGATGAGCCAGACCGAAGTGGCCATTGGTCACACCAGCAAGACCAACGAGCGGGTGGCCACCGGTGTGGCCCTGTCGCGTGAAGCTGCAGACAAGGTGGGCAAGATCAAGGCCAGCACCCACGATATCGCGGGTCGCATGTCGGAAATCACCAGTTCGACCAAGGAGCAGAGCACGGCTACCACCGTCATGGCGCAAAGTGCCGAACGCATCAATGCCAAGGCGCTGGAAAGTGATGAAAACGTGCAACGCATCCTCAGCATCATTCAGGACCTGTCCCGTCGCGGCGGCGACCTGCGTGCGCTGGTGTCGCAGTTCAAGCTGTAA
- a CDS encoding DEAD/DEAH box helicase translates to MPFTSLGLQPALAASASAQGYAAPTAIQQAAIPAILQGHDLLATAQTGSGKTAAYCLPMLQQWLAGQHGSPRQTQSLILLPTRELAVQVGTTLRELAARLPQAIKVAVVYGGVSINPQMMALRGGADCVVATPGRLLDLLEHNALRLSAVHTLVLDEADRLLDLGFADEIGRLLALLPPYRQNLLFSATFPPAVRSLAEALLKQPQRIDIPLSPISAPDIRQRAIEVDAGQRTMLLRHLLQTENWQRVLVFVASRHSAERVAGKLQRAGIKAAALHGDCSQSQRGQVLADLKSGQLQVLIATDLAARGIDIAGLPVVVNYDLPRSVVDYTHRIGRTGRAGASGVAISFVSAECAAHFRLIEKRQQQQLPREQIEGFAPSAPLDNSPTAQHDPNSNGGIKGKRMSKKDKLRAAAAAAKE, encoded by the coding sequence ATGCCATTCACCTCCCTGGGCCTGCAGCCCGCCCTGGCCGCGTCGGCCAGCGCACAAGGCTATGCCGCGCCCACCGCCATCCAGCAAGCGGCCATTCCGGCCATTCTGCAAGGCCACGACCTGCTGGCCACCGCCCAGACCGGCTCCGGCAAAACCGCCGCCTACTGCCTGCCCATGCTGCAGCAATGGCTGGCCGGCCAGCACGGCTCGCCGCGCCAGACCCAAAGCCTGATTCTGCTGCCCACCCGCGAACTGGCGGTACAGGTGGGAACCACGCTGCGCGAACTGGCCGCCAGGCTGCCGCAGGCCATCAAGGTGGCCGTGGTCTATGGCGGGGTGTCGATCAACCCGCAGATGATGGCCTTGCGCGGTGGTGCAGACTGCGTGGTGGCCACGCCGGGCCGGCTGCTGGACTTGCTGGAGCACAATGCCCTGCGCCTGTCTGCCGTCCACACCCTGGTACTGGATGAGGCCGACCGTCTGCTTGATCTGGGCTTTGCCGATGAAATCGGCCGCCTGCTGGCGCTGCTGCCACCTTACCGGCAGAACCTGCTGTTTTCCGCCACCTTCCCGCCGGCCGTGCGCAGCCTGGCCGAAGCCTTGCTCAAGCAGCCGCAGCGCATAGACATCCCGCTCAGCCCAATCAGCGCACCCGACATCCGGCAACGCGCCATCGAGGTGGACGCTGGCCAGCGCACCATGTTGCTGCGTCATTTGCTGCAGACTGAAAACTGGCAACGGGTACTGGTATTCGTGGCCAGCCGCCACAGTGCCGAGCGCGTGGCTGGCAAATTGCAACGCGCCGGCATCAAGGCCGCAGCCCTGCATGGCGATTGCAGCCAGAGCCAGCGTGGGCAGGTACTGGCCGACCTCAAAAGCGGGCAGCTGCAAGTGCTGATCGCCACTGATCTGGCCGCCCGTGGCATCGACATCGCCGGCTTGCCGGTGGTGGTCAATTACGATCTGCCGCGCTCGGTGGTCGACTACACCCATCGTATCGGCCGCACTGGTCGTGCCGGGGCCAGCGGTGTGGCCATCAGCTTTGTCAGTGCCGAGTGTGCCGCCCATTTCCGCCTGATCGAAAAACGACAGCAGCAACAGCTGCCGCGCGAGCAGATCGAGGGCTTTGCACCAAGCGCCCCGCTGGACAACAGCCCCACCGCCCAGCACGACCCCAACAGCAATGGCGGCATCAAGGGCAAGCGCATGAGCAAGAAAGACAAGCTGCGCGCCGCCGCCGCTGCTGCCAAAGAGTAA
- the hflX gene encoding GTPase HflX, with the protein MQTEVKEKPRYAIVASVQLPDVSDVEFEASLTELSELAKTLGFQVVHTFVQKRNSFDRTAYLGVGKLEEIHMYVNRGLRADELEHAPPQLDPSAIEIDVLLVDHEISPSQARNLELAVGCEVMDRTMVILEIFHRNARSRAARAQVEIARLGYMAPRLREAAKLAGPQGRQRSGMGGRGAGESHTELDRRKVRDRIAELQREILAMELERKTQRARRLERQGQGLGGVSLVGYTNAGKSTLMRALTGSEVLVANKLFATLDTTVRAIYPESVPRVLVSDTVGFIKNLPHGLVASFKSTLEEALDAALLLHVIDASDPGFERQLEVTDTVLHEIGADEVPRIRVFNKIDHIGDEAAEAAWAAELEQRYPGCVVMSARRPVEVAALRARIVAFFQQDLVEDEVLLPWSAQQLRGELFSQCQVLEERAEEEGSWFRIRGEPEQLRRLHEQLNPGSQGREKEHWEV; encoded by the coding sequence ATGCAAACAGAAGTCAAAGAGAAGCCCAGATACGCCATCGTGGCGTCAGTCCAGCTGCCGGATGTCAGCGATGTCGAATTCGAGGCCTCGCTCACCGAACTGAGCGAGCTGGCCAAGACCCTGGGTTTCCAGGTGGTGCATACCTTTGTACAAAAGCGTAACAGCTTCGACCGCACCGCCTACCTGGGCGTGGGCAAGCTGGAAGAAATCCACATGTACGTCAACCGCGGCCTGCGTGCTGACGAACTGGAACATGCACCACCGCAGCTGGACCCCTCCGCCATCGAGATCGACGTCTTGCTGGTCGATCATGAAATCTCCCCCTCGCAGGCGCGCAATCTGGAACTGGCCGTTGGCTGCGAGGTGATGGACCGCACCATGGTCATTCTGGAGATTTTCCACCGCAATGCCCGCTCGCGTGCCGCGCGGGCCCAGGTGGAAATCGCCCGTCTGGGTTATATGGCGCCGCGTCTGCGCGAAGCAGCCAAGCTGGCCGGGCCGCAAGGCCGCCAGCGTAGCGGCATGGGCGGCCGTGGTGCTGGCGAATCCCATACCGAGCTGGACCGCCGCAAGGTGCGCGACCGCATTGCCGAGCTGCAACGCGAAATCCTCGCCATGGAACTGGAACGCAAGACCCAGCGTGCGCGCCGGCTGGAGCGTCAGGGCCAGGGCCTTGGTGGTGTGTCGCTGGTGGGCTATACCAACGCCGGCAAATCCACGCTGATGCGGGCGCTGACCGGCAGCGAGGTGCTGGTGGCCAACAAGCTGTTTGCCACGCTGGACACCACGGTACGCGCCATTTACCCGGAAAGCGTGCCGCGTGTGCTGGTCAGCGACACCGTCGGCTTCATCAAGAACCTGCCTCACGGCCTGGTGGCTTCCTTCAAGTCCACGCTGGAAGAGGCGCTGGATGCCGCCCTGCTGCTGCATGTCATCGATGCCAGCGACCCCGGCTTCGAACGTCAGCTGGAAGTGACCGACACCGTGCTGCATGAAATCGGTGCCGATGAAGTGCCGCGCATCCGCGTGTTCAACAAGATCGACCATATCGGTGACGAAGCCGCCGAGGCCGCCTGGGCTGCCGAACTGGAGCAGCGTTATCCCGGTTGTGTGGTGATGAGTGCGCGCCGGCCGGTGGAGGTTGCCGCCTTGCGCGCGCGCATCGTGGCCTTCTTCCAGCAGGATCTGGTAGAGGACGAAGTGCTGCTGCCGTGGTCGGCCCAGCAATTGCGCGGCGAGCTGTTCAGCCAGTGCCAAGTGCTGGAAGAGCGTGCCGAGGAAGAGGGCAGCTGGTTCCGCATACGCGGTGAGCCAGAGCAACTGCGCCGGCTGCACGAGCAGCTGAATCCCGGCTCGCAAGGCCGTGAGAAGGAACACTGGGAAGTCTGA